In one window of Niallia sp. Man26 DNA:
- a CDS encoding PspA/IM30 family protein, translating into MGIFKRIKTIARADINSLLDSMENPIAMLNEYTREMEQELSKAQSALSRQIFVEKKQAALISQTKELVEKRVRQAKLALEKGDEGIAKLAVQEKINLETQLNLYEQQLITLKEQTNILKEKFNELQVTYNELQHKKILLASRANAAKSIKQIQKVTIDFNGETITKGITRAEERILFMEAEVQAGSYTSNPLNSYNKISFSNVSDEEIAKELDKLKADKEAI; encoded by the coding sequence ATGGGTATTTTTAAAAGAATAAAGACAATTGCTAGAGCGGATATTAATAGTTTATTAGACAGCATGGAGAATCCAATTGCGATGCTGAATGAATACACTAGAGAAATGGAACAGGAGCTTAGCAAGGCACAGTCCGCTTTATCTAGACAAATCTTTGTGGAAAAAAAGCAAGCGGCACTTATTTCACAAACAAAGGAATTAGTGGAAAAGCGAGTCCGCCAAGCGAAACTGGCTCTTGAGAAGGGTGATGAAGGGATTGCTAAATTGGCAGTGCAAGAAAAAATCAATTTAGAGACTCAGCTTAATCTTTATGAACAGCAGCTAATCACACTTAAGGAACAAACGAATATTTTGAAGGAAAAATTCAATGAGCTCCAAGTAACTTATAATGAGCTTCAGCATAAGAAAATTTTACTTGCATCCCGTGCAAATGCAGCAAAATCAATCAAGCAGATTCAAAAGGTTACTATTGATTTTAATGGCGAAACAATCACAAAAGGTATAACAAGAGCAGAGGAAAGAATCCTCTTTATGGAAGCAGAAGTGCAAGCAGGCAGCTATACTTCCAACCCGCTAAACAGCTATAACAAAATAAGCTTTTCCAATGTGAGCGATGAGGAAATCGCCAAAGAACTAGACAAGCTTAAAGCTGATAAAGAAGCAATATGA
- a CDS encoding IS200/IS605 family accessory protein TnpB-related protein, with amino-acid sequence MAHLYGFAKTKKIQLNTDEELDFLCQKTTNQYNDVMSFYLEVIRENMDTMDGDWLGKLETLTHQTKSNLNPRYSLKEKFGKYPSGFRRASISESVGQASSWRTRYEKWQEKKEKHLAKNLLRKQKGKKEISFLEHPPLYVTKTESWVSFYKTEYKVLDPYHILLKMFTGTSYVKRKVTLSEPLIIPEGYELGSPSLVKKKHGWELHIPMVLPVKGLKLGKVTERVKEDNFRKCCVDLGINHHAVLSIQDAEGRVLAVKFISAKQDNRLRKMYLDRIVKKQHQTGVAPEDEKQCQLLWKKIANFNDYIAHKVSKEIVDFAYEHGARTIVFEHLDNLKPCKLRKSKRLNRKFAFWVKGRIVKYTKYKSVHKRIVVNRVSPKNTSRRCPDCGHLTIIRYSQSKKYGVSLAHCINCKLHDVNADYIGSLGVGLNFRLKYMA; translated from the coding sequence ATGGCACATTTATATGGTTTTGCAAAGACAAAGAAAATTCAATTGAATACAGATGAGGAATTGGACTTCCTTTGTCAGAAGACGACAAACCAATACAATGATGTCATGTCTTTTTATTTAGAAGTCATCCGTGAGAATATGGATACGATGGATGGGGATTGGTTAGGAAAATTAGAAACTTTAACTCACCAAACGAAAAGCAATCTAAATCCAAGGTATTCATTGAAAGAAAAATTCGGCAAATACCCGTCTGGTTTTAGAAGAGCTTCTATATCGGAATCAGTTGGACAAGCCTCTTCTTGGAGAACAAGATACGAAAAATGGCAAGAGAAAAAAGAAAAACACTTAGCTAAAAATCTGTTAAGAAAACAAAAAGGCAAAAAAGAAATCTCTTTCCTTGAGCACCCACCTTTATATGTCACAAAAACGGAGTCCTGGGTTTCTTTTTATAAAACAGAATACAAAGTGTTAGACCCCTATCACATCTTATTAAAAATGTTTACGGGTACTTCCTATGTCAAAAGGAAAGTGACCTTATCAGAACCTCTTATCATACCGGAAGGGTATGAATTGGGGTCTCCTAGTTTAGTGAAGAAGAAACATGGTTGGGAATTACATATCCCTATGGTCTTGCCTGTAAAAGGGTTAAAACTGGGAAAGGTAACAGAACGAGTAAAAGAAGATAATTTCCGTAAGTGCTGTGTAGATTTAGGAATCAACCACCACGCGGTTTTATCCATTCAAGATGCAGAAGGCCGAGTCTTGGCTGTCAAATTTATTTCAGCTAAACAAGATAATCGCCTTAGGAAGATGTATCTGGACAGAATAGTAAAAAAACAACACCAAACAGGTGTTGCACCGGAAGATGAAAAACAATGCCAACTATTGTGGAAAAAGATAGCTAATTTTAACGATTATATTGCACATAAGGTTTCAAAAGAAATTGTAGACTTCGCCTACGAACATGGAGCGAGAACTATCGTATTTGAACATCTAGATAACTTGAAACCTTGCAAACTGCGAAAATCTAAAAGACTAAACCGGAAGTTTGCCTTTTGGGTAAAGGGACGTATCGTAAAATACACCAAATATAAATCGGTGCATAAGCGAATTGTGGTAAATCGTGTTTCCCCAAAGAATACATCAAGAAGATGTCCAGATTGCGGTCATCTTACTATCATTCGATATAGCCAAAGTAAAAAATATGGCGTTAGTTTAGCTCATTGTATCAATTGTAAGCTGCACGATGTCAATGCAGACTATATTGGTTCATTAGGTGTGGGCTTGAATTTCCGTTTAAAGTATATGGCTTAA
- a CDS encoding ATP-binding protein, whose product MKAKIASLVSIWKGRDNQDIFKSTQYRLTALYSGLLMLFLLLFIIVVYLLLYFTIFKEQERELKVTAEQEATSIEAYLTQTNQTNLLEFQNQKSLEKDVDQFFFYVVNTSGSLVLGDETVSDSRSEILNKLDGWDPSENEIRSETIKVDNITAERRFKTRGRVEEFESDQKQETVRLLVAAQPIYHHGQEIGLLYIGKEISFAYQLFKMLPFILLGIAVLFMGVAIYISYYMSKKAMIPISRTFARQKEFVADASHELRTPLSVMLSSINAMEMTAEFKEEDYSHKLLLNMKNEVKRMTGLVGDLLTIARSDMEKIELANETFDFCPLAKKTIQSLKMLADSKQIKLYLHAPEALIVHGDSQRFTQLLYILVDNAIKYTPNGGEVLLSLAADGRELVVEVKDTGIGIDPKDQQRIFDRFYRTDKSRTRQVGGHGLGLSIAKWIVDSYAGTIHVSSEIGKGSVFSIRIPIQKENDK is encoded by the coding sequence TTGAAAGCTAAAATAGCGTCACTTGTTTCTATCTGGAAAGGACGAGACAACCAGGATATCTTTAAAAGCACTCAATATCGGCTGACTGCACTTTACAGCGGCTTGCTAATGCTGTTTTTGCTCCTGTTCATTATTGTTGTTTATTTGCTATTATATTTTACTATTTTTAAGGAGCAAGAACGCGAGCTGAAGGTGACTGCAGAACAGGAAGCAACCAGTATTGAAGCCTATTTGACACAGACAAATCAAACTAATCTTCTTGAATTTCAAAACCAGAAATCACTGGAGAAGGATGTAGATCAGTTTTTCTTTTATGTTGTTAATACTTCTGGTTCACTTGTTCTGGGAGATGAAACGGTGTCTGATTCCCGGTCTGAAATTTTAAACAAGCTGGATGGCTGGGATCCTTCTGAAAACGAAATTCGCAGTGAAACGATAAAAGTGGACAATATAACAGCCGAAAGAAGATTTAAAACGAGAGGCAGAGTAGAAGAGTTTGAGTCAGATCAAAAGCAAGAAACCGTGCGGCTCCTTGTAGCAGCACAGCCTATATACCATCATGGCCAAGAAATCGGCTTGCTTTACATAGGTAAGGAAATCTCGTTTGCGTACCAGCTTTTTAAAATGCTTCCCTTTATCCTGCTAGGGATAGCCGTTCTTTTTATGGGAGTCGCTATTTATATCAGCTACTATATGTCCAAAAAAGCGATGATTCCGATTTCAAGAACGTTTGCGAGACAGAAGGAGTTTGTTGCAGACGCGTCTCATGAATTGCGGACACCGTTGAGTGTGATGCTATCTTCTATAAATGCAATGGAAATGACAGCAGAGTTTAAAGAAGAGGATTATTCACACAAGCTTCTTTTAAATATGAAAAATGAAGTGAAAAGAATGACCGGTTTAGTCGGAGATTTATTAACAATTGCCCGATCAGACATGGAGAAAATAGAGTTGGCAAATGAAACCTTCGATTTTTGCCCATTAGCAAAAAAAACAATCCAATCTTTAAAAATGCTTGCTGATTCGAAACAAATTAAATTATACTTACATGCCCCTGAAGCACTGATTGTGCATGGAGATTCACAGCGTTTTACACAGCTGTTGTATATTCTAGTAGATAATGCAATTAAGTATACTCCGAACGGCGGAGAAGTCTTGCTGTCATTGGCTGCTGATGGGAGAGAACTAGTGGTGGAAGTTAAAGATACTGGCATCGGAATCGACCCGAAAGATCAGCAGCGAATCTTTGACCGTTTTTATCGCACAGATAAATCAAGAACAAGACAAGTCGGGGGTCATGGCCTTGGGCTTTCTATTGCAAAATGGATTGTCGACAGCTATGCAGGGACGATTCACGTAAGCAGTGAAATAGGCAAAGGAAGTGTGTTTTCCATTAGAATTCCTATACAAAAAGAAAATGATAAATAA
- a CDS encoding M50 family metallopeptidase, whose protein sequence is MRETIQDLLQINPISYLSYDKALPIFIYLAIALIVSVIPIVKACFSIWNTLLLNIISDIAAGRKIRGIKKKKQLLEGEADGKTLKAAFHMYLGHTGALIAATGLFYLVSKQQYEFIFYILIGLLGLSLLFWIRSFVGFVWAILSIAMLTAPLYYGDETIIMHGAIFLAAIILVQSVLGSFVQLKSSVSNRKLMKGKGIFGRLKWVPAMMFGVVLIGQSLYAGFFIVTTFLS, encoded by the coding sequence ATGAGAGAAACAATTCAAGACTTACTTCAAATCAATCCTATATCTTATCTAAGTTATGACAAGGCACTGCCAATTTTTATTTATCTAGCAATAGCATTAATTGTGTCTGTCATTCCGATTGTTAAAGCTTGCTTTTCTATTTGGAACACTTTGCTGTTGAATATTATCAGCGATATAGCTGCTGGCAGAAAAATCAGGGGCATTAAGAAGAAGAAACAGCTGCTTGAGGGTGAAGCAGACGGGAAAACATTAAAAGCTGCTTTTCATATGTATTTAGGACACACAGGCGCTTTAATAGCAGCTACTGGTTTATTTTACTTAGTTTCAAAGCAGCAGTACGAATTTATTTTCTATATATTAATCGGGCTTCTTGGGTTATCGTTGTTGTTCTGGATTCGCAGCTTTGTCGGCTTTGTCTGGGCCATTCTTTCTATTGCCATGCTAACAGCACCGTTGTATTACGGCGATGAAACGATCATTATGCATGGTGCGATATTTCTAGCAGCTATTATCCTTGTTCAATCTGTCCTCGGGTCCTTTGTTCAGCTGAAAAGCAGCGTTTCTAATAGAAAGTTAATGAAAGGAAAAGGAATCTTCGGAAGGCTTAAGTGGGTCCCAGCAATGATGTTTGGAGTAGTGCTGATTGGCCAATCTCTTTATGCAGGCTTTTTCATTGTTACTACTTTCTTAAGTTAA
- a CDS encoding pyridoxal phosphate-dependent aminotransferase produces the protein MKELSTKVQGIKAAKVRQMYELSQGLEDVVSFVIGEPEFDTPKNIIDAAKSAMDNGETHYTPNSGLLPLREAVSKHFKNFDKVSYDPANEIFITVGGMQGLSLSLFILTNPGDEVIVSDPCYTNYFGMIEMNNAVPVTVPVYEEEGFNFTEERLREAISAKTKAIILNSPSNPTGAVAGKEIMEMIARVAIEHDLYVIFDEVYKYLTYDEPFFNIARISGMRERTIIIDSVSKSYAMTGWRVGYCLAPSPIIAQMQKIQEFMLSCVNTTAQFAAIEALTGPTEAYAYMNEQYKERRSIMVGRINKIDKISCVMPKGAFYVFMNIKETGLTSDEFAIRLLNEQRVVVSPGDCFGSMGEGYVRLSYASSVENIYKGFDRIDRFVQDLFTEERKTN, from the coding sequence ATGAAGGAGTTATCAACCAAGGTTCAAGGAATTAAAGCAGCAAAAGTAAGACAAATGTATGAGCTGTCACAAGGGCTAGAGGATGTGGTCAGTTTTGTTATTGGCGAGCCAGAGTTCGATACCCCGAAAAACATAATAGACGCTGCTAAATCAGCAATGGATAATGGCGAAACCCACTATACTCCTAACTCTGGGTTACTTCCATTGCGTGAAGCAGTTAGCAAACACTTTAAGAATTTCGATAAAGTCAGCTATGATCCTGCTAATGAAATTTTTATTACTGTTGGCGGTATGCAAGGATTGTCTTTATCTTTGTTTATTTTAACCAATCCAGGTGATGAGGTGATTGTAAGCGACCCATGCTATACGAACTATTTTGGCATGATTGAGATGAATAATGCTGTGCCTGTTACAGTGCCTGTTTATGAGGAAGAAGGTTTTAACTTTACAGAAGAGCGTCTGAGAGAAGCGATATCAGCTAAGACAAAAGCAATAATTCTGAACTCCCCGTCTAATCCGACAGGTGCTGTCGCAGGCAAGGAAATAATGGAAATGATTGCTCGGGTGGCGATTGAACATGATTTATATGTTATTTTTGATGAGGTATACAAATATTTGACGTATGACGAGCCTTTTTTTAATATAGCGAGAATCTCGGGCATGAGAGAAAGAACCATCATCATTGACTCTGTTTCTAAATCCTATGCTATGACAGGCTGGCGCGTCGGCTATTGTCTCGCACCGAGTCCAATAATTGCTCAAATGCAGAAAATCCAGGAATTTATGCTGTCATGTGTAAATACAACAGCTCAATTTGCAGCAATCGAAGCGTTGACAGGTCCGACTGAAGCTTATGCTTATATGAATGAGCAATATAAGGAGCGCAGAAGCATCATGGTGGGGCGTATTAACAAAATAGATAAGATATCCTGTGTAATGCCTAAAGGGGCTTTCTACGTCTTTATGAACATAAAAGAAACAGGCTTAACTTCCGATGAGTTTGCTATAAGGCTGCTTAACGAACAGCGCGTAGTTGTGTCACCTGGCGATTGCTTTGGCAGTATGGGAGAAGGTTATGTTAGGCTGTCATATGCGTCATCTGTTGAAAATATTTATAAAGGATTTGACCGGATTGACAGGTTTGTTCAAGATCTGTTTACAGAAGAAAGAAAGACAAATTAG
- a CDS encoding response regulator transcription factor: MNILLAEDDFQLGELVEYMLKKKGSYKVDWVTDGEDAYDYAKASHYDILILDWMMPNEDGVSVCRRLRSSGYSGAILMLTAKDAVEDRIIGLDAGADDYLVKPFEIEELLARLRALSRRNYAPILEEQLSIHEMQLNRLSQTISNGAEEVQLSPREFQMLDLLVQNRGQVLPREVILDRIWGLDADVSMKIIDATVKLLRKKLDMIGQNGLLQSIRGVGYKFES, from the coding sequence ATGAACATACTCTTAGCGGAAGATGATTTCCAGCTTGGTGAGCTAGTTGAATATATGTTAAAGAAGAAGGGCAGCTATAAGGTCGATTGGGTTACGGACGGGGAAGACGCATACGATTACGCGAAAGCCTCACACTATGATATATTGATATTGGATTGGATGATGCCTAATGAGGATGGTGTGTCTGTTTGCAGACGGTTAAGATCCAGCGGCTATTCTGGAGCAATCTTAATGCTGACTGCTAAAGATGCTGTAGAGGATCGAATCATCGGATTGGACGCGGGAGCAGATGACTATCTTGTAAAGCCCTTTGAAATTGAAGAGCTCCTTGCCCGCTTGCGTGCTCTGTCCCGACGCAATTATGCACCTATTCTTGAAGAGCAGCTGTCCATTCATGAAATGCAATTAAACAGGCTCAGCCAGACAATCTCCAATGGAGCAGAAGAAGTACAGTTAAGTCCTCGTGAGTTCCAGATGCTCGACTTGCTCGTGCAAAACCGTGGACAAGTGCTGCCAAGGGAAGTGATTCTTGACAGGATTTGGGGTTTGGATGCAGATGTATCCATGAAAATAATTGATGCAACAGTCAAGCTGCTCCGCAAGAAGTTGGACATGATTGGTCAAAATGGGCTGCTCCAAAGTATAAGGGGGGTAGGTTATAAATTTGAAAGCTAA
- a CDS encoding anti-repressor SinI family protein, giving the protein MADTSAELKLDMEWIQLIVEAKELGLTIEQIKEFINQQS; this is encoded by the coding sequence ATGGCTGACACAAGTGCTGAATTAAAATTGGATATGGAATGGATTCAATTAATAGTAGAAGCAAAAGAACTTGGATTAACGATTGAACAAATTAAAGAATTTATTAACCAGCAGAGCTAA
- a CDS encoding ABC transporter ATP-binding protein — MNDRKTNMPPQQMGLGGPKHFRGNLPVQRANNMKETLVRIWRYIGHQRKGLVLVVFLTMTTAVLNLLGPYLIGVSIDKYIITRDVNGLVWFCAGLLGVYICSSIATWLQSYFMAAVSQYTVLAMRKDMFARLQKLPLHFFDRQSHGELMSRTTNDMENVSNTLNQSFTTLISSIMTLIGALCFMLSLNIGLTLLSFVTIPIVMFLTSKIAKFTRKYFTSQQQHLGELNGYIEETISGQKAVKVFHREEKVKEEFQDINVKLREASIRAQIYSGFMGPVMNVMKNASFAIIAAAGGWMALEGMVTIGVVVSFLSYSRQFNDPINQVANQFNMLQSAVAGAERVFEIIDTPTEYAKKQPVKVVEDLTGEVIFEDVSFGYKEGHSILKNITLTAKPGDTIALVGPTGAGKTTIVNLLTRFYEISNGRILIDGTELQTISKDSLRRKLGIVLQDAYVFSDSIRENIRYGRLNATDEEVEQAAQLANADGFIRKLPMGYDTVLTAEGGNLSQGQRQLLTIARAILADPAVLILDEATSSIDTRTEMQIQSAMSELMKGRTSFVIAHRLSTIREADKILVLKDGEIIERGTHDELVEQKGFYYDLYTSQFKKVI, encoded by the coding sequence ATGAATGATCGCAAAACAAACATGCCTCCTCAACAGATGGGGTTAGGAGGGCCGAAGCATTTCCGCGGAAACTTGCCAGTTCAGAGGGCAAACAATATGAAGGAAACATTGGTAAGAATATGGCGCTATATTGGTCATCAACGGAAAGGATTAGTGCTGGTTGTATTCTTGACAATGACAACAGCAGTTTTAAACCTGCTAGGTCCTTACTTAATTGGTGTTTCAATCGATAAATATATCATCACTCGCGACGTAAACGGCCTTGTTTGGTTTTGTGCCGGCTTGCTTGGTGTTTATATATGCAGCTCTATTGCTACCTGGCTTCAATCTTATTTCATGGCAGCTGTTTCTCAATATACAGTACTTGCAATGCGCAAAGATATGTTCGCCAGGCTTCAAAAGCTGCCTTTGCATTTTTTTGATAGACAGTCACATGGAGAATTGATGAGCAGAACGACAAATGATATGGAAAATGTATCAAATACGCTGAATCAAAGCTTTACAACATTAATATCCAGCATTATGACACTGATCGGTGCATTATGCTTTATGCTTAGCCTTAATATTGGATTGACATTGTTAAGCTTTGTAACAATTCCAATTGTCATGTTCCTGACATCAAAAATTGCTAAATTTACGAGAAAATACTTCACTAGCCAACAGCAGCATTTAGGAGAGCTAAATGGGTATATAGAAGAAACTATTTCTGGACAGAAGGCAGTTAAAGTCTTTCATCGGGAGGAAAAGGTGAAGGAAGAGTTTCAGGACATTAATGTAAAGCTTCGCGAGGCATCTATTCGCGCACAAATCTATTCAGGGTTTATGGGCCCTGTCATGAATGTAATGAAAAACGCTAGCTTTGCAATCATTGCCGCAGCAGGCGGCTGGATGGCCCTTGAAGGCATGGTTACAATTGGGGTGGTTGTTAGTTTTCTATCGTATTCAAGGCAGTTTAACGATCCAATCAATCAAGTAGCAAACCAATTCAATATGCTTCAATCAGCAGTGGCAGGAGCGGAGCGTGTTTTTGAAATAATTGATACTCCAACAGAATATGCCAAAAAGCAACCTGTCAAAGTTGTAGAGGATTTGACAGGAGAAGTCATTTTTGAGGACGTTTCTTTTGGTTATAAAGAGGGACACTCCATATTAAAGAATATCACTTTAACTGCAAAGCCTGGTGATACGATTGCCTTAGTTGGGCCGACAGGTGCAGGAAAAACAACCATTGTTAACTTATTAACGAGATTTTACGAGATAAGCAATGGCAGAATCTTAATAGATGGAACAGAGCTTCAAACAATCAGCAAAGACAGTCTGCGCCGCAAATTAGGGATAGTATTGCAGGATGCGTACGTATTCTCTGATTCTATTAGGGAAAATATCCGCTATGGCCGCCTGAATGCTACAGATGAAGAGGTGGAACAAGCGGCACAGCTTGCCAATGCAGATGGATTTATCCGTAAACTGCCAATGGGCTATGACACAGTTCTGACAGCAGAAGGAGGAAACTTAAGTCAAGGTCAACGACAGCTGTTGACAATTGCCCGTGCCATACTAGCAGATCCTGCTGTGTTAATTCTGGATGAAGCAACAAGCAGTATAGACACACGAACTGAAATGCAGATCCAATCAGCTATGAGCGAGCTTATGAAAGGACGGACCAGCTTTGTTATTGCCCACAGGCTTAGTACAATTCGGGAGGCAGACAAGATTCTTGTACTAAAAGACGGCGAAATAATCGAGCGTGGCACCCATGATGAGCTAGTAGAACAAAAAGGCTTCTATTATGATTTGTATACTAGCCAATTTAAAAAGGTAATTTAA
- a CDS encoding SOS response-associated peptidase yields MCGRYSLVSELSQLQAEFDFEFSAELTPRYNIAPGQDVLAIGYNNGRRIGSYLRWGLVPFWAKEEKIGYKLINARMESLEEKPSFKHAFQKRRCLIICDGYYEWKKTKSEKQPFRFVMKDRRPFAMAGLFEVWKKADGTKPLATCTIITTEANASTEDIHDRMPVILKQEDYDYWMNPKNSNINELKQLLVPYSAEAMDKYEVSTLVNSPKNEGEELAIPFNSQ; encoded by the coding sequence ATGTGCGGTCGATATTCATTAGTAAGTGAGCTGTCCCAATTACAAGCAGAATTTGATTTTGAGTTTTCTGCTGAGCTTACGCCCAGATATAATATTGCTCCAGGGCAGGATGTCCTTGCAATAGGATATAACAATGGAAGACGGATAGGGAGCTACTTAAGATGGGGACTAGTCCCTTTTTGGGCGAAGGAAGAAAAAATAGGCTATAAACTAATCAATGCCCGTATGGAAAGCCTGGAAGAAAAGCCTTCATTCAAACATGCCTTTCAAAAAAGAAGATGTTTAATCATTTGCGACGGTTACTATGAATGGAAAAAGACAAAGAGTGAAAAGCAGCCTTTTCGGTTTGTCATGAAAGATAGGCGGCCATTTGCGATGGCTGGCTTATTTGAGGTTTGGAAAAAAGCAGATGGAACGAAGCCTCTTGCTACTTGTACCATTATAACAACAGAAGCAAATGCTAGTACAGAAGATATTCATGATAGAATGCCGGTTATTTTGAAGCAGGAAGATTATGATTATTGGATGAACCCGAAGAACAGTAACATAAACGAATTAAAGCAGCTACTTGTACCATATAGTGCAGAAGCAATGGATAAATATGAGGTTTCAACCCTTGTCAATTCACCAAAAAATGAAGGGGAAGAATTGGCCATCCCGTTTAATAGTCAGTGA
- a CDS encoding ABC transporter ATP-binding protein, with amino-acid sequence MKELMGFLKPYWKITILAPLFMVLEVSMDLLQPFLMAQIVNEGVMKGDLETIQRTGGLMILVAFIGLIGGAGCTVFSSTASMNFATDLRKVVFDKVQSFSFQNLDKFKGGSLITRLTADIVQLQMFVMMVLRSIRSPLLKIGSVIMAFTISFKLALIFAATIPVLFIILYLLIRKAFPTYNIVQQKLDKVNTVLQENLMGIRVVKAFVRSDFENNRFGQANEDYTNNAVRAARIVSFNMPVLMLILNFSLVIILWFGAHQTWSGSLQVGDLIAFINYVTQVLFAVMMIGMMMITISRSKVSADRIQEVLHTDLDLVDHQHADQQAIVKGEVTFDRVSFSYDGQSEVLKDISLVARAGQTVAILGATGSGKSTMMQLIPRLYDATSGTVMIDGTDVRHIKLEHLRTSVGVVLQQSILFSGTIRDNIRYEKPAATQAEVELAAKAACAHEFIMTMPDGYDTVLGQRGMNLSGGQKQRISIARALLVRPVILILDDSTSAVDLGTESRIQKALGELLEHSTAFIIAQRISSVMEADKIVVLEDGRISAEGTHEQLMKTSEVYQEIYRSQLGKEEVVYE; translated from the coding sequence ATGAAGGAATTAATGGGTTTTCTGAAGCCATACTGGAAAATAACCATACTGGCACCACTGTTTATGGTGCTGGAGGTGTCGATGGATTTGCTTCAGCCATTTTTAATGGCGCAAATCGTCAATGAGGGTGTGATGAAAGGGGATTTAGAGACAATTCAGCGCACTGGCGGGCTGATGATTCTTGTCGCATTTATCGGTTTGATTGGCGGTGCAGGCTGTACGGTGTTTTCCAGTACGGCATCGATGAATTTTGCCACCGATTTGCGAAAAGTAGTTTTTGATAAAGTGCAAAGCTTTTCTTTTCAAAACTTGGATAAGTTTAAAGGAGGCAGTTTAATTACGAGGCTGACGGCCGATATAGTCCAGCTGCAAATGTTTGTGATGATGGTTTTGCGCAGCATTCGCTCACCGCTTTTGAAGATTGGAAGTGTTATTATGGCATTTACTATCAGCTTTAAGCTTGCGTTAATATTTGCCGCAACTATTCCTGTTTTATTTATTATTCTTTATCTGCTTATTCGAAAAGCCTTTCCTACCTATAATATAGTTCAGCAAAAGCTGGATAAGGTTAATACTGTCCTCCAGGAAAATTTGATGGGTATTCGAGTAGTTAAAGCGTTTGTACGCTCTGATTTTGAAAATAACCGGTTTGGGCAAGCAAACGAGGATTATACAAATAATGCAGTCAGGGCAGCTCGCATTGTATCCTTCAATATGCCTGTGTTAATGCTCATTCTTAATTTCAGCCTAGTTATTATCCTTTGGTTTGGAGCACATCAGACGTGGAGCGGATCTTTACAGGTGGGCGATCTTATTGCCTTTATTAACTATGTGACACAGGTGTTGTTTGCTGTGATGATGATTGGCATGATGATGATTACGATTTCCCGCTCAAAGGTGTCAGCAGACCGCATTCAAGAAGTTCTCCATACAGACCTGGATTTAGTGGATCATCAGCACGCAGACCAGCAAGCAATCGTGAAGGGGGAAGTAACTTTTGACCGCGTATCTTTCAGCTATGATGGACAATCTGAAGTGTTAAAGGACATCAGTTTAGTTGCAAGGGCCGGCCAAACTGTAGCCATTCTAGGGGCGACTGGTTCTGGAAAGTCTACAATGATGCAATTAATTCCGAGATTATATGATGCGACAAGCGGCACGGTTATGATTGACGGCACAGATGTTCGTCATATTAAACTGGAACATTTGCGGACATCTGTAGGTGTAGTTTTACAGCAGTCCATCCTGTTCAGCGGCACAATCCGGGATAATATTCGTTATGAGAAACCGGCTGCAACACAAGCTGAAGTTGAATTAGCGGCGAAAGCAGCATGTGCCCATGAATTTATAATGACTATGCCAGATGGATATGATACTGTACTTGGCCAGAGAGGCATGAATTTGTCTGGAGGGCAAAAACAGCGGATTTCGATCGCCAGAGCGCTGTTAGTTCGCCCCGTAATCTTGATTCTAGATGATAGTACAAGTGCAGTTGATTTGGGAACTGAATCCCGCATACAAAAAGCACTAGGGGAATTGCTGGAACATAGCACTGCCTTCATCATTGCTCAGCGTATTTCTTCTGTAATGGAGGCAGATAAAATTGTCGTCCTGGAGGATGGAAGGATTTCCGCAGAAGGCACGCATGAACAGTTAATGAAAACTAGTGAAGTGTATCAGGAAATATACCGCTCCCAGCTGGGAAAGGAGGAAGTAGTTTATGAATGA